The sequence GTTCCGTGCTGATTCTGGGCGCCGGTAAAATCAGCGAGCTTTCCGTACGCTATCTTGTGGCCAATGGAGTAAACGGAGTAATAGTATCCAACCGTTCATACAACCGCGCTCTGGAACTCGCCAGGGAATTCGGCGGCAGGGCGGTGAGATTTGAAGAATTATATCAGCACCTGATTAAGTCGGATATTGTAATCAGCTGTACAGGCGCTCCTCATTATGTAGTTCATCACCGGCAGGTGGATGAAGTTCTTCGTTCACGTCCGGGAGCTAAAATCCTGATTGTGGATATCGCCGTCCCGCGTGATATCGATCCTGCGGTAGCTGAATTGCCGGGAATTTCTTTATATGACATTGATGATCTGCAATATATCGTAGACCGGAACATTGCTTTGAGAAGACAGATGGCTGTTGATGCCGAAGGTATAATTGAGGACGAATTGGATCGGTTTATGAAATGGCTGGGTACACAATTCGTGGTCCCGACAGTCTCCGCCTTAAAGCAATGGGCGGAAGAGATTAAACAAAAAGAGCTGCGCCGGGCGTTAAACCGCCTTGGTGAACTGGCGCCGCATGACCGCAAAGTAATCGGTTCTTTGGTGAACTCAATTGTCAACCAGCTTCTGCATGTGCCAATAACAAGGTTGAAGGATTATGCCTTAACATCTAAGGGGCATCTTTACACAGAAGTTCTGCAGGTCCTTTTCGACTTGCAGGTTGAAGAGGAGCAGGACAGGGAATACATACTTAAAACAATGATCGACGGAGGTAAAGTTTGAAGCGGGAAATAAGAATTGGCACAAGAAACAGTGTTCTCGCCTTCTGCCAGGCCCGCTGGGTGCTAGGGGAACTGCAAAGTTTAGAGCCGGGTTTGTTGTTCCAAGTAGTTGGAATCAAGACCCTTGGTGATTATGTTCAGGATGTGGCCCTCGCTAAAATTGGCGATAAGGGCCTGTTTACTAAAGAACTGGAAACAGCCCTGCTGGAAGGGAAAATAGATCTTGCTGTTCATAGTATGAAGGATCTTCCCACCAGTCTGCCCGAAAAGTTATCTGTCGGCGCTGTCTGCCGCCGGGAATGGCCGGGGGATATCTTAATCGCGCCCGCCGGAGTAACCCTCCAGAATCTGCCAAAGGGCGCTTCTGTAGGCACAAGCAGCCTAAGGCGAATTGCCCAGTTGCTGCATTACCGGCCTGATTTGAAGATGACAACCATACGCGGCAATCTGACCACCCGTCTGAGGAAGCTCTCGGAAGAGGGTCTGGATGCGCTGATACTGGCTTTTGCAGGGATTAAAAGATTAGGCTTCGAAGAAATAATTGCTCAAAAAATACCCTATTCGATTTGCATACCGGCAGTTGGACAGGGATCAATCGGTGTTGAAATACGGGAAAATGATGAGGAAATACGCGGATTAGTATCACGCCTGGATCACGGGGACTCAAGAGCGGCTGTAACCGCCGAAAGGTCTTTTATGAAGGAACTCGAAGGCGGATGCCAGGCGCCGATAGGCACGATCGGCCAGATTGAAGGCGAGTCCCTTATTCTTGAGGGAATTGTGCTTACCCTTGACGGGAGCCGCTTTGTCAGGGAAAGGGCCACCGGTCCCAAAGAACAGGCGGATGATTTAGGAAGGGAACTTGCTCAAAAAATGCTTTCCAGGGGCGCTGCTTCAATATTGAAGTCGGCCCGTCAGGAGTTTGATAATCAGTGCTGAAAGGTATAGTATATCTTGTCGGCGCCGGTCCGGGCGATCCGGGGCTGATTACCGTAAAAGGCATCCGGTGTTTGGAGAAAGCAGACGTCATTGTTTATGACAGGCTGGTTAATCCCCAACTGCTTTCTTTTGCGAGCCCTGAAGCCGGGAAAATATTTGTGGGGAAAGATACTGCCGGCCTGGCCGGAACCCAGGACGGGATAAATTCGCTTCTGATTGGCCTAGCCGGGGAAGGGAAAACAGTTGTGCGCCTTAAAGGCGGCGATCCCTTTATTTTTGGCAGGGGCGGGGAAGAGGCGGAAGCTCTGGCTGAAGCAGGCGTGCCTTTTGAAGTCGTGCCCGGTGTCACATCGGCTGTGGCTGCGCCGGCTTATGCCGGAATTCCCCTTACACACCGCAGCCATGCCTCGTCTGTAACAATTGTTACGGGAAATGAAGACCCTGACAAGGAAAATTCGATGATTGCCTGGGATAAAATAGCTGCTGAACCAGGTACCCTGGTCTTTCTTATGGGAATGGCCAACCTGAGAGCCATCTGCGGGCAGCTTATCAAACACGGGCGCAGCGGCGAGACGCCGGCTGCTTTAATCCGGTGGGGCACATGGGCGGAACAGGAGTTTTTACAAGGGACGCTCGCTGATATTGCTTCAAAGGCTGAGCGGGAAAATTTTAAAAACCCCGCCGTGATTGTTATCGGCGACGTAGTCGGTTTAAATAAGAAGCTCTGGTGGCTGAAAAAAAAGCCCTTGACCGGCAGGCGTATTTTAGTCACCCGTGAAGCACATCAGGGTGAAGGCCTTGCCCGTCTTCTAACGGAACAGGGCGGGGAAGTAATTGTTTTCCCCACCATCGCGATTGCCGGGCCTGATGACAGCAGTCCGTTGGATCAGGCGCTGGATAAAATCGGGCAATATAAGTGGATTATCTTTACCAGTAAAAATGGTGTAAAATATTTTTTCAAAAGAATAAACGAACGTTTAATAGATATCCGGGATTTAAAGGAAATTAAACTCGCGGCGATCGGTCCCAAAACGAGGGAAGCTTTGGAAGAACACGGCCTAAGAGTTGCCTTGACGCCGCCGGTGTACATAGCGGAAGAGATTGTGGCCAGTATCAAGGGTATGATTAAAACGGGAGACCGTATTCTGCTGCCCAGATCGGACAAAGCCCGCAAATTTTTGAAAGAAGCTCTGGCAGAACTTGGAGCGGAGGTTGATGATGTAATTGCTTACCGGACCTGCGCGGCCGGGGGCGATCCGGATTATCTAAGGCGGATGCTGGAGCAGGGCTTAATTCACCTGATTACCTTTGCCAGCCCGTCTGCAGTGCATAATTTTGTGCGGTTGTTTGGCGGTTCCGATTTGACCGCGTTGATAAGGAATGTGCAGGTGGCCTGCATCGGTCCGGTGACAGCGCAGGCTGCAGTTGAATCCGGCTTAAGGGCGGATATTGTCGCCCGGGATTATACCTCTGAAGGGCTTGTTGAAGCAATTCTAAGAAGCAATTAATTAAGAAGCAGTTTATAAAAATGCAATTAAAGGAAAGGCTCTGGATATAAATTGATCAGCATTACCAAGCTTCTTTGCGGCACTGAATATTATGGCGATTCACTGCGTTACAGCGAAAGTTCCTCTTCGCAGCGCTCCGGCGCGGCCGCGGGGCATGGCCCTGTGGCTGCCTGGAACATAACCCGGGCCTG is a genomic window of Desulfotomaculum sp. containing:
- a CDS encoding glutamyl-tRNA reductase; amino-acid sequence: MFIVAVGVSHRTAPVEIREKLSFTEQLTKEALDALCSHPVIEECVVLFTCNRTEVYVASRELDEGIGVVQNFLSRKSGTDISQIKNYTYVHILYDAIRHLFRVASGLDSMVLGETEILGQVRSAYRTAYTNGSTSSCLNSLFQQAITVGKKVHRETAIDQNAVSVSYAAVELARQTLGDLKGRSVLILGAGKISELSVRYLVANGVNGVIVSNRSYNRALELAREFGGRAVRFEELYQHLIKSDIVISCTGAPHYVVHHRQVDEVLRSRPGAKILIVDIAVPRDIDPAVAELPGISLYDIDDLQYIVDRNIALRRQMAVDAEGIIEDELDRFMKWLGTQFVVPTVSALKQWAEEIKQKELRRALNRLGELAPHDRKVIGSLVNSIVNQLLHVPITRLKDYALTSKGHLYTEVLQVLFDLQVEEEQDREYILKTMIDGGKV
- a CDS encoding hydroxymethylbilane synthase; this encodes MKREIRIGTRNSVLAFCQARWVLGELQSLEPGLLFQVVGIKTLGDYVQDVALAKIGDKGLFTKELETALLEGKIDLAVHSMKDLPTSLPEKLSVGAVCRREWPGDILIAPAGVTLQNLPKGASVGTSSLRRIAQLLHYRPDLKMTTIRGNLTTRLRKLSEEGLDALILAFAGIKRLGFEEIIAQKIPYSICIPAVGQGSIGVEIRENDEEIRGLVSRLDHGDSRAAVTAERSFMKELEGGCQAPIGTIGQIEGESLILEGIVLTLDGSRFVRERATGPKEQADDLGRELAQKMLSRGAASILKSARQEFDNQC
- the cobA gene encoding uroporphyrinogen-III C-methyltransferase; this encodes MLKGIVYLVGAGPGDPGLITVKGIRCLEKADVIVYDRLVNPQLLSFASPEAGKIFVGKDTAGLAGTQDGINSLLIGLAGEGKTVVRLKGGDPFIFGRGGEEAEALAEAGVPFEVVPGVTSAVAAPAYAGIPLTHRSHASSVTIVTGNEDPDKENSMIAWDKIAAEPGTLVFLMGMANLRAICGQLIKHGRSGETPAALIRWGTWAEQEFLQGTLADIASKAERENFKNPAVIVIGDVVGLNKKLWWLKKKPLTGRRILVTREAHQGEGLARLLTEQGGEVIVFPTIAIAGPDDSSPLDQALDKIGQYKWIIFTSKNGVKYFFKRINERLIDIRDLKEIKLAAIGPKTREALEEHGLRVALTPPVYIAEEIVASIKGMIKTGDRILLPRSDKARKFLKEALAELGAEVDDVIAYRTCAAGGDPDYLRRMLEQGLIHLITFASPSAVHNFVRLFGGSDLTALIRNVQVACIGPVTAQAAVESGLRADIVARDYTSEGLVEAILRSN